From the genome of Triticum aestivum cultivar Chinese Spring chromosome 3B, IWGSC CS RefSeq v2.1, whole genome shotgun sequence, one region includes:
- the LOC123064230 gene encoding uncharacterized protein, with protein sequence MAAGGASFLAAVAVFSMLIMSSQGNPRPLCSDCGTLCSTKCNEEAKTFCSGACYNPREGCERQLFDECTADGTCCSSNGTCTCDCKTEAQRRCSSLTDNYTDCQACTNSIFNQCNTPCNSDCNNNCKKKGCHA encoded by the coding sequence ATGGCTGCAGGTGGAGCTTCCTttcttgctgctgttgctgttttctCCATGCTGATTATGTCGTCTCAGGGCAATCCGAGGCCTTTATGCAGTGACTGTGGGACGCTGTGCAGTACCAAGTGCAACGAGGAGGCTAAAACTTTCTGCAGTGGTGCCTGCTACAACCCTCGGGAAGGCTGCGAGAGGCAGTTGTTCGATGAGTGCACTGCAGACGGTACCTGCTGCAGTAGCAACGGCACATGCACTTGTGACTGCAAGACCGAAGCTCAAAGGCGTTGCAGCAGCCTCACCGACAACTACACAGATTGCCAAGCTTGCACTAACAGCATATTTAATCAGTGCAACACCCCCTGTAACAGCGACTGCAACAACAACTGCAAGAAGAAAGGGTGTCATGCATAG